In one Neobacillus sp. WH10 genomic region, the following are encoded:
- a CDS encoding efflux RND transporter permease subunit, with the protein MKGLVNFVLKNKLAVWLLTIIITVSGIYSGTRMNMETIPNISIPYLMVMDVYPGATPEKVMKDVSMPIEKAVEGLDHVKAVYSNSYSNMSSIQVEYEYGIDMDEAKRELKSALDSLKLPEGAQKPTTTAISMNMMPVVALSVSSSKEDIVELTSTVEESLLPKIQKIEGVASATIAGQHIEEVDLTYNKAKMAEFGLTEDSVKQMIQASNMSVSLGLYEFKEGEQAVAVDGKFMTADELKNMLIPVTPSATNPSPFVKLSDIATIETVGKVQSISRTNGKDAIAIQIVKGQQANTVDVVNKVKKLIKDEKKKYDGLDIDVTLDQGKPIEDSVTTMIEKAVFGGLIAVLIILLFLRDFKSTIISIVSIPVSIFMALLLLHWMDITLNIMTLGAITVAIGRVIDDSIVVVENIYRRLHLKEEKLTGRALIREATIEMFKPIMSSTLVTVAVFAPLIFVSGMVGELFAPFALTMAFSLGASLLVAITIVPALSHFLFKKKLYGAKTAKSHKETGELAKWYKWFLEKVLNHKVITSILAVVLLAGSLALTPLIGFSFMGSEEEKVMYLTYTPKAGELKEETVANVKVVEDQMLKRDDIDIVQVSVTEEGDEMSAMMGGGSGGGLMYLIFDPDIKNFPEVKGKIEKYVTGLNQSGKWKSQNFSSMSGAENEVSYTLYSEDLNKLNQSVKKVESVLKKHDDLKDVTTSAEDAYVEYTFRVEQANLLKYGLTTGQLVMMLSPQKTQDVLTTVEKDGNSLDVIVQQEQAAQPESIDDLLAKQVPTAMGTTMPLSELVTVKKGTTQNTLARSKGEYYATVSGKIKSEDISKVTSKVGKEVDKLDLPKGVSVAVAGVQADMTETFTQLGVAMLAAIAIVYFILVVTFREGVAPFAILFSLPFAVIGSFVGLLIAGETISVSVMMGLLMLIGIVVTNAIVLVDRIIHMERDGLGMREAVLEAGATRLRPILMTAIATIGALIPLALGAGGGGGLISKGLGITVIGGLTSSTLLTLIIVPIVYEILSKMFKKNRREVEEN; encoded by the coding sequence GTGAAAGGGTTAGTTAATTTTGTCCTGAAGAATAAATTAGCAGTATGGCTACTTACCATCATCATTACGGTATCTGGTATTTATTCAGGTACACGAATGAATATGGAGACGATACCGAATATCTCGATTCCATACTTAATGGTCATGGATGTCTATCCGGGAGCTACTCCTGAGAAAGTGATGAAAGATGTATCCATGCCGATCGAGAAAGCGGTAGAAGGCCTTGATCACGTGAAAGCCGTTTACTCCAATTCTTATTCTAATATGTCCAGTATTCAAGTAGAATACGAATACGGAATTGATATGGATGAGGCGAAACGTGAATTAAAATCGGCTTTAGATTCCTTAAAACTCCCGGAAGGGGCACAAAAGCCGACAACGACAGCGATTAGCATGAATATGATGCCGGTTGTGGCTCTAAGTGTAAGTAGTTCAAAAGAGGATATTGTTGAATTAACGTCAACAGTAGAAGAAAGTCTACTTCCAAAAATCCAGAAAATCGAGGGTGTTGCGTCAGCTACGATTGCCGGCCAGCATATTGAAGAAGTAGATCTTACGTATAACAAAGCCAAAATGGCTGAGTTCGGTTTAACTGAAGATAGCGTTAAGCAAATGATTCAAGCAAGCAACATGTCAGTTTCCTTAGGACTTTACGAGTTTAAAGAAGGTGAGCAGGCGGTCGCCGTCGACGGCAAGTTCATGACGGCTGATGAATTAAAGAATATGCTGATTCCTGTCACACCATCAGCAACAAATCCTTCTCCATTTGTAAAGCTTAGCGACATTGCGACAATTGAAACAGTCGGTAAAGTACAATCTATTTCCCGGACAAACGGAAAAGATGCGATTGCGATTCAAATTGTCAAAGGTCAACAAGCGAACACCGTTGATGTTGTAAACAAGGTGAAAAAGCTAATAAAAGATGAAAAGAAAAAGTATGACGGTCTCGACATTGATGTCACCCTTGACCAAGGTAAACCGATTGAAGATTCGGTCACCACGATGATTGAAAAAGCGGTATTTGGCGGTTTAATTGCCGTATTAATCATCCTATTATTCTTGCGTGATTTTAAATCTACGATTATTTCAATTGTATCGATTCCAGTTTCGATTTTCATGGCATTACTGCTGCTGCACTGGATGGATATTACACTGAATATTATGACGCTTGGTGCGATTACGGTTGCGATTGGGCGAGTCATAGATGACTCAATTGTCGTCGTAGAAAATATATATCGAAGACTGCATTTAAAAGAAGAAAAATTAACCGGCCGCGCACTTATTCGTGAAGCGACGATTGAAATGTTCAAACCAATTATGTCCTCCACATTAGTAACAGTTGCAGTATTTGCGCCACTGATCTTTGTAAGCGGTATGGTTGGCGAGCTTTTCGCACCGTTTGCCTTAACGATGGCGTTTTCCCTTGGGGCTTCATTACTTGTAGCGATTACTATCGTTCCGGCTCTTTCCCACTTCTTATTTAAGAAGAAGTTATATGGTGCAAAAACAGCAAAAAGCCATAAAGAAACTGGTGAACTGGCAAAATGGTATAAGTGGTTCCTGGAAAAGGTTCTTAACCATAAAGTGATTACTTCGATTCTTGCTGTTGTTTTATTAGCTGGAAGTTTGGCCTTAACACCATTAATCGGCTTTAGCTTCATGGGCAGCGAAGAGGAAAAAGTGATGTACTTAACGTACACACCAAAAGCCGGCGAACTTAAAGAAGAAACAGTAGCGAATGTTAAAGTGGTCGAAGATCAGATGCTGAAACGGGACGATATTGATATCGTTCAGGTATCTGTTACTGAAGAAGGCGATGAGATGTCTGCCATGATGGGCGGCGGCTCAGGCGGTGGCTTGATGTACTTAATTTTTGACCCAGACATAAAGAATTTCCCAGAGGTTAAGGGAAAAATTGAAAAGTATGTTACCGGCCTTAATCAATCAGGCAAATGGAAGAGCCAAAACTTCTCTTCAATGTCAGGGGCGGAAAATGAAGTCAGCTACACCCTTTACAGTGAGGATTTAAACAAGCTAAATCAATCTGTGAAAAAGGTTGAGTCAGTGTTGAAGAAACATGATGACTTGAAAGATGTGACGACCAGTGCAGAGGATGCTTATGTCGAGTATACTTTCAGGGTTGAGCAAGCTAACTTGTTGAAGTACGGGTTAACAACGGGACAGCTTGTGATGATGTTAAGCCCGCAAAAAACGCAAGATGTGTTAACAACGGTTGAAAAAGACGGCAACTCCTTAGATGTCATCGTCCAGCAGGAACAAGCTGCCCAGCCTGAATCGATCGATGATCTTTTAGCAAAACAAGTACCAACTGCAATGGGTACAACAATGCCTCTTTCTGAACTTGTTACTGTGAAAAAAGGGACAACACAAAATACACTTGCACGTAGTAAAGGCGAGTACTACGCAACCGTTTCTGGAAAAATTAAATCTGAAGATATTTCAAAAGTAACCTCTAAAGTGGGTAAAGAAGTAGATAAATTAGATTTACCAAAAGGTGTATCCGTCGCCGTTGCCGGGGTACAGGCAGATATGACCGAGACATTTACACAGCTTGGTGTCGCCATGCTTGCGGCGATCGCCATCGTGTACTTCATCCTTGTGGTAACCTTCCGTGAAGGTGTCGCACCATTTGCGATCCTATTCTCGTTACCGTTTGCGGTCATCGGTTCATTTGTTGGTTTGTTAATCGCTGGGGAAACCATCTCTGTCTCTGTCATGATGGGGCTATTGATGTTAATTGGTATCGTAGTTACGAACGCCATCGTGCTAGTAGACAGGATTATTCATATGGAACGTGATGGCTTAGGTATGCGTGAAGCGGTTCTAGAAGCGGGTGCAACACGTTTACGTCCAATTCTCATGACTGCTATCGCAACAATCGGTGCGTTAATCCCATTAGCACTTGGTGCAGGTGGCGGTGGAGGTTTAATCTCCAAAGGTCTTGGTATTACCGTAATCGGTGGCTTAACAAGTTCAACATTATTAACGTTGATTATTGTGCCAATTGTTTATGAAATCTTGTCTAAGATGTTTAAGAAAAACCGGAGAGAAGTGGAAGAAAACTAG
- a CDS encoding TetR/AcrR family transcriptional regulator — MVKKQLIMEKALELFAKQGFEATSVQQITEHCGISKGAFYLSFKSKDELITAIIDDFMMQITSDIDYIVKNTKDEQILYEFYYAIYHFFQKHSDFANVLIKEQSHTFNKELILKMQYYEKVIENAILLMIERLYGDRVKDTKYDLIYCIKGFMSTYSQLFVFYNVPLDLKLLAKSLVEKTTLLAQHTTAPFVTQELSQLVKQPMNEEVTKEQILEIIVQKIDEMEESIEKESLILLKQHLLEPTLSPAIVKGLLENIRNHPHCKWISYLLRRYFEF; from the coding sequence ATGGTTAAAAAACAGTTAATTATGGAAAAAGCGTTAGAGCTTTTTGCAAAGCAAGGGTTTGAAGCCACATCCGTCCAACAGATAACTGAGCATTGCGGGATTTCCAAAGGTGCTTTTTACTTATCCTTCAAGTCAAAGGACGAATTGATCACCGCAATAATTGACGACTTTATGATGCAAATTACCTCTGACATTGACTACATAGTCAAAAATACAAAAGATGAGCAGATTTTATATGAATTTTATTATGCTATCTATCATTTTTTTCAAAAGCATTCTGATTTCGCTAATGTTCTCATTAAAGAGCAGTCGCACACATTTAATAAAGAACTCATTTTAAAAATGCAATACTACGAAAAAGTAATCGAGAACGCGATCTTATTGATGATTGAACGGTTATATGGTGATAGGGTCAAGGATACAAAATATGACTTAATTTATTGTATTAAAGGCTTTATGAGTACGTATTCACAGTTATTTGTATTCTATAATGTTCCGTTGGATTTAAAGTTACTGGCGAAGTCGCTTGTGGAAAAAACAACTTTACTGGCGCAGCATACGACTGCTCCATTTGTTACACAAGAGCTTAGTCAACTGGTCAAGCAGCCGATGAATGAAGAAGTAACGAAGGAACAGATCCTCGAAATCATCGTACAAAAGATTGATGAAATGGAAGAGTCAATTGAAAAAGAATCGTTAATCTTACTAAAGCAGCATCTACTCGAACCGACATTAAGCCCTGCTATAGTAAAAGGATTACTCGAAAATATTCGAAATCATCCTCATTGTAAGTGGATTTCTTATTTACTTCGGCGGTATTTTGAGTTTTAA
- a CDS encoding LuxR C-terminal-related transcriptional regulator yields MIPKEMMPALMGAVPATLITSSKEGIPNITNISRIWYVDSNHVAIANHMLKKSVQNLQENPYAFIRTMDTTNFSTWELVLEYIGFRTDGEIFAEMKKQYEVLSMMLESVMPITVNCAELFTVVSARICKEENSHLRLLTETYHPLLEQLEKKFGWDRSAVWITDNLANQLHLAIVHGLDEESAQKVLQRVAQLSSHQEKPVFINNIRSQYQYAFTTFLNQLPEKEKFSVENYRNISQNYVAIPVKNKDKKIMAVIGSQSNDELFFSDFNEDLLHIASRILSQLIEKLHGLEDDKERQKMIAQALDRILLEGSKRTGDKNTVLSPRELQVALQVAQGLSNEEIAKALFLSKRTVTTHLERIFQKLSINSRAVLASYIIENGLSDSP; encoded by the coding sequence ATGATTCCTAAAGAAATGATGCCAGCACTAATGGGTGCTGTTCCAGCAACTCTAATTACAAGCAGCAAAGAAGGAATCCCAAATATTACAAATATCTCTCGCATATGGTATGTCGATTCAAACCATGTCGCAATCGCTAATCACATGTTGAAAAAGAGTGTGCAAAATTTGCAGGAAAACCCTTATGCCTTTATTCGTACGATGGATACTACGAATTTTTCTACATGGGAGCTTGTATTAGAGTATATAGGCTTTAGGACAGATGGTGAGATTTTTGCTGAAATGAAAAAGCAATATGAGGTGCTGTCAATGATGTTAGAATCAGTGATGCCCATTACCGTCAATTGTGCTGAACTGTTCACCGTTGTGTCAGCACGAATTTGTAAAGAGGAGAATAGTCATTTACGTTTACTTACTGAAACCTATCATCCATTATTAGAACAGCTTGAAAAGAAATTTGGATGGGACCGCTCGGCTGTTTGGATCACAGATAACTTAGCCAATCAGTTACATTTAGCAATAGTTCATGGCCTAGATGAGGAGTCAGCACAAAAAGTTCTCCAGCGAGTAGCACAATTGTCCTCCCACCAGGAAAAACCTGTCTTCATTAATAATATCCGTTCCCAATATCAATATGCTTTTACAACCTTTCTTAACCAACTGCCGGAAAAAGAGAAGTTTTCAGTAGAAAATTATCGAAATATTAGTCAAAACTATGTTGCAATTCCAGTTAAAAATAAAGATAAAAAAATAATGGCTGTTATAGGCAGTCAAAGTAATGATGAGCTTTTCTTTAGTGATTTCAATGAGGACCTTCTTCATATAGCTTCACGAATTCTATCCCAGCTAATTGAAAAACTTCATGGGCTTGAAGATGATAAAGAACGTCAGAAAATGATTGCTCAAGCATTGGATCGGATTCTTCTAGAAGGATCCAAACGAACAGGGGACAAAAATACCGTCTTAAGCCCTCGTGAATTACAGGTAGCACTCCAAGTTGCACAAGGTCTATCCAATGAAGAAATTGCCAAGGCTCTTTTTTTAAGTAAACGGACAGTGACAACACATTTAGAACGGATTTTTCAAAAGCTGTCAATTAACTCCCGTGCTGTCTTAGCAAGCTACATAATTGAAAATGGACTTTCTGATTCTCCGTAA
- a CDS encoding DUF2269 family protein, which yields MEWLVFLHVVAAVVGLGPAYAFPLILKKEKSLFEVKRMVNLVARLEVLPKIFGGLTFLSGLLLVWLGNYGTFFTLWIGGALVLFILAEVVIIGFLTPAAKKLSAALSELSEQGASETDEHSQGLLTKVRNYHIIACVIVVVIIAFMVVKPI from the coding sequence ATGGAATGGCTTGTATTTTTACATGTCGTTGCAGCGGTGGTTGGTCTTGGCCCTGCCTACGCTTTTCCATTGATATTAAAAAAGGAAAAGTCACTTTTTGAGGTAAAAAGGATGGTCAATCTGGTAGCTCGTTTAGAGGTTCTCCCGAAAATTTTCGGAGGATTGACCTTTTTATCAGGGCTGCTGTTAGTTTGGCTCGGGAATTATGGAACATTTTTTACTTTATGGATTGGTGGAGCATTAGTCCTTTTCATTTTAGCTGAAGTCGTTATTATCGGCTTCTTAACTCCAGCTGCAAAAAAGCTTTCTGCTGCATTATCAGAGTTAAGTGAACAAGGGGCATCCGAAACGGATGAACATTCTCAAGGATTGCTTACAAAAGTCCGAAATTACCATATTATCGCTTGTGTAATTGTAGTTGTAATCATTGCTTTTATGGTGGTTAAACCAATATAG
- a CDS encoding arylamine N-acetyltransferase yields MDRWTEKYLDFLRIDKSEPDYKYLQSLVEAHLHRVPFEIISKYHYYTTRNHNDLIPSKEEYLENLLGKGWGGNCYILNIHFGKLLYSLGFDVKIVRAKGGNTHLGLMVTMNGKSYYTDVGFMAPLFEPLLIEEEPYLIRCGEEMIIKKVGRREYLFDRRSGGQTFVAKTIEWFPVDVESFTEDIIHAHRDKDENPFMRRIVATIFKDRVSYAVINSKLIVKSDNDIQITDFANKEDWIQMMEKTFNLQKQDLLFGLNFLEERNVSIFVESNQS; encoded by the coding sequence ATGGATCGTTGGACAGAGAAATATTTGGATTTTTTACGTATCGATAAATCGGAACCTGACTATAAGTACTTGCAAAGCTTAGTAGAGGCACATTTGCATCGTGTACCATTCGAGATCATTAGTAAATATCATTATTACACTACACGTAATCACAATGATTTGATTCCTAGTAAAGAAGAGTATCTTGAAAATTTACTTGGAAAGGGCTGGGGCGGAAACTGTTATATTCTCAATATTCATTTTGGGAAACTGCTCTACTCCCTTGGGTTTGATGTTAAAATTGTCCGTGCTAAAGGTGGGAACACCCATCTTGGTTTGATGGTTACGATGAACGGAAAATCGTATTATACTGATGTAGGCTTTATGGCACCTTTATTTGAACCATTGCTAATTGAGGAGGAACCATATTTAATTCGCTGCGGTGAAGAAATGATCATCAAGAAGGTCGGCAGACGTGAGTATTTGTTTGATAGGAGGTCAGGAGGACAGACTTTTGTTGCCAAAACAATCGAGTGGTTTCCAGTAGATGTTGAAAGTTTTACTGAAGATATCATCCATGCCCATCGGGATAAAGACGAGAATCCATTTATGCGGAGGATTGTAGCAACGATATTTAAAGACCGAGTGAGCTATGCCGTCATAAATTCAAAATTGATCGTAAAATCCGACAATGACATACAAATAACTGATTTTGCAAATAAAGAGGACTGGATTCAGATGATGGAAAAGACCTTCAATCTTCAAAAACAGGACCTCCTTTTTGGATTGAATTTTTTAGAAGAAAGAAATGTGAGCATTTTTGTTGAATCAAACCAGTCTTAG
- a CDS encoding protein phosphatase 2C domain-containing protein — protein MKVDSFFKAAPYKSVSEDAILINEKVKVYGVFDGATPLTQFKDENNMNGAYLASNIFKDYFARLFHEDLSLVEGIQAANRMLRDRMEKSMVNLEKYENLWSTCAAIIKFENNGKISYAQLGDCMIIAEYQNGMIKALTRDTVKGISYRAKAWREEQRKQGVTIPDEDFYQDITQQRIFNRSLANKPHGYTVANGREEAVHFIQHGQVKISDIKALLMITDGLFHPDYLIEETFKMIQKSGASSYSIELEQFERRNNLRSDDKSGIMIRLIN, from the coding sequence ATGAAGGTTGATTCTTTTTTTAAGGCTGCTCCTTATAAAAGTGTTAGTGAAGATGCCATTTTAATTAATGAAAAGGTAAAGGTCTATGGGGTGTTTGATGGGGCAACGCCTTTAACACAATTTAAAGATGAAAACAATATGAATGGTGCCTATTTAGCATCTAATATATTTAAAGATTATTTCGCTAGACTCTTCCATGAAGATCTTTCGTTAGTTGAAGGGATCCAAGCTGCTAATAGGATGCTGCGAGATCGCATGGAAAAATCCATGGTTAATCTAGAGAAATATGAAAACCTTTGGTCAACATGTGCAGCCATAATTAAATTTGAAAATAACGGAAAGATATCTTATGCTCAGCTTGGTGATTGTATGATCATTGCAGAATATCAAAACGGAATGATAAAAGCTCTAACCAGGGACACAGTAAAAGGGATAAGTTATCGGGCGAAGGCATGGCGTGAGGAACAAAGAAAACAAGGAGTTACAATTCCAGATGAGGACTTTTATCAAGATATTACTCAACAGCGTATCTTTAATCGTTCATTAGCGAATAAACCACACGGATACACTGTAGCGAATGGAAGGGAAGAAGCTGTACATTTTATTCAGCATGGTCAAGTAAAAATCAGTGATATTAAAGCACTATTAATGATAACGGATGGTCTGTTTCACCCTGATTATTTAATTGAAGAAACATTTAAAATGATTCAGAAATCTGGTGCTTCTTCGTATTCTATTGAGTTAGAACAATTTGAGAGAAGGAATAACCTTCGTTCAGATGATAAGTCGGGGATCATGATTCGACTTATTAATTGA
- a CDS encoding nitric oxide synthase oxygenase, with product MNNDLFKEAEEFIRSCYSELNKTEQEIEIRLNEINKQLQSKDFYEHTAVELEYGAKVAWRNSNRCIGRLFWDQLNVIDKRHLNTEEEMAGALFEHIEYATNKGRIRPTITIFPQKTPNQTVRIWNHQLIRYAGYRTEQGVLGDPGSLAFTEECIKLGWEPKFGKFDILPLVIQINDNGPRMFEIPEHLPLEVPLRHPQYKWFEDLELKWYGVPIISEMMLEIGGVTYTAAPFNGWYMGTEIGARNLADESRYNLLPQIGALMGLDTKSSISLWKDRALLELNTAVLHSFKEDGVSIVDHHTAAQQFKKFEEKEKEIGRSLTGDWTWLIPPMSPAATHIFHASYNNEILKPNYFYQPKPY from the coding sequence TTGAATAACGATTTATTTAAGGAAGCAGAGGAATTTATTCGTTCCTGTTATAGCGAATTAAATAAAACGGAGCAGGAAATAGAAATTAGGTTAAATGAAATTAATAAACAGTTACAAAGCAAAGATTTTTATGAACACACAGCTGTGGAATTAGAATATGGAGCAAAAGTGGCTTGGCGTAATAGTAATCGTTGTATTGGAAGGTTATTTTGGGATCAATTAAACGTTATCGATAAGAGACACTTAAACACAGAAGAGGAAATGGCTGGGGCTTTATTTGAGCACATTGAGTATGCAACGAATAAGGGACGGATCCGGCCTACTATCACTATTTTTCCACAGAAAACTCCTAATCAAACGGTACGTATATGGAATCATCAATTAATTCGCTACGCAGGATATCGTACTGAGCAAGGAGTGTTAGGGGACCCGGGCTCCTTAGCTTTTACCGAGGAGTGTATAAAACTAGGGTGGGAACCGAAGTTTGGGAAGTTTGATATTTTACCATTAGTAATACAAATAAATGATAATGGTCCAAGAATGTTTGAAATTCCAGAACATCTTCCACTTGAAGTTCCACTTCGTCATCCTCAGTACAAATGGTTTGAAGATTTAGAATTGAAATGGTATGGAGTACCCATTATTTCCGAGATGATGCTTGAAATCGGAGGTGTTACTTATACTGCTGCTCCCTTTAATGGCTGGTATATGGGTACTGAGATAGGGGCACGAAACTTGGCTGATGAATCGAGGTATAATTTACTCCCTCAGATCGGAGCTTTAATGGGGTTAGATACGAAAAGTAGTATATCTTTATGGAAAGATAGAGCATTGTTAGAATTGAATACAGCCGTCTTACATTCTTTTAAAGAAGATGGAGTTAGTATCGTTGACCATCATACGGCTGCTCAACAGTTTAAAAAATTTGAAGAAAAAGAAAAGGAAATAGGAAGATCCCTCACTGGTGATTGGACTTGGCTCATTCCACCAATGTCACCTGCTGCAACTCATATTTTTCATGCATCATATAATAATGAAATTTTAAAGCCTAATTATTTTTATCAACCTAAACCATATTGA
- a CDS encoding NUDIX hydrolase, with product MAWKIHSSIQKKVDRFGITVDEVILPNGEEKTFSYLDFAKGVCILPITKNGEVICIKQYRHSLKSWLWELPAGMIDKTDPSPMDTAKRELEEETGYSAEHWLELGSFYPSPGSTSEEIFLFAAAGLNPSEQNLETSEQIELHKLTMEELKTLIKQGDFKHGAGLAAILRYKFITE from the coding sequence ATGGCTTGGAAGATACACAGTTCAATTCAGAAAAAAGTGGATCGCTTTGGGATTACGGTTGATGAGGTAATTCTCCCAAATGGAGAGGAAAAGACCTTTTCCTATTTAGACTTTGCCAAAGGAGTTTGTATACTCCCGATAACGAAGAACGGAGAAGTAATATGTATAAAACAATACCGTCATTCGCTAAAAAGCTGGCTATGGGAGCTGCCTGCTGGGATGATTGACAAAACAGACCCTTCTCCAATGGATACAGCGAAAAGAGAGCTTGAGGAAGAAACAGGCTATTCTGCCGAACATTGGCTTGAATTAGGAAGCTTTTATCCTTCACCCGGCTCAACATCGGAGGAGATTTTCTTGTTTGCAGCAGCTGGCTTAAATCCTTCCGAACAAAATTTAGAAACCAGCGAGCAAATTGAACTTCATAAACTGACAATGGAAGAATTGAAGACTTTGATTAAACAAGGCGACTTCAAGCATGGTGCAGGACTTGCAGCAATATTAAGATACAAATTTATAACAGAATAA
- the manA gene encoding mannose-6-phosphate isomerase, class I, with the protein MYKNEPIFLQPVFQERIWGGQKLKTEFHYDIPYKQTGEAWVISAHPHGPSVIKNGPLAGKTLAEAWNEHGILFNKKSDHQGEYPLLIKILDAADDLSVQVHPNDQFAREVEGVPYGKTECWYVLSAEEDAELVLGHHAKSQEELVQMVDQGEWDKLLRRVKVKAGDFVYVPSGTIHAIGKGIVILETQQSSDITYRVYDYDRTDTAGNKRELHLERAKQVTTVPHQDAAVEQTETVIGDLVEKKLVKEQYFSVYHWQLNGKASCGLTNDFLQVSVIEGKAELTIAGKIFAIEKGSHFLLPHGVHEYTIEGQAEFIVSHV; encoded by the coding sequence ATGTATAAAAATGAACCGATTTTTTTACAGCCTGTTTTTCAAGAAAGAATTTGGGGAGGACAAAAATTAAAGACAGAATTCCATTATGATATTCCCTATAAGCAAACAGGCGAAGCATGGGTAATCTCTGCCCATCCCCATGGTCCAAGCGTGATAAAGAATGGTCCGCTTGCTGGGAAAACATTAGCTGAAGCATGGAACGAACATGGAATTCTTTTTAATAAAAAATCCGATCATCAAGGGGAATATCCATTACTTATTAAAATCTTGGACGCAGCCGATGATCTATCTGTTCAAGTTCATCCGAATGACCAATTTGCCCGTGAGGTGGAAGGCGTTCCTTATGGTAAAACTGAATGCTGGTATGTCTTAAGTGCTGAAGAAGATGCAGAACTTGTGCTAGGCCATCATGCAAAATCACAAGAAGAATTAGTGCAAATGGTGGATCAAGGTGAATGGGACAAGCTTCTAAGAAGAGTGAAAGTGAAGGCGGGAGATTTTGTTTATGTTCCGAGCGGTACGATTCATGCTATTGGAAAAGGAATCGTTATCCTAGAAACGCAACAAAGTTCAGATATAACCTATCGTGTTTATGACTATGACCGGACAGATACAGCAGGCAATAAACGTGAATTACACCTGGAGCGTGCAAAACAAGTGACAACCGTTCCACATCAGGACGCTGCTGTAGAGCAAACTGAAACGGTTATTGGTGATTTAGTCGAAAAGAAACTTGTGAAGGAGCAGTATTTTTCTGTTTATCATTGGCAATTAAACGGGAAAGCATCTTGCGGATTAACTAATGACTTTTTACAAGTGAGTGTAATCGAGGGGAAAGCTGAACTAACGATTGCTGGTAAGATCTTTGCTATAGAGAAGGGCAGCCATTTTCTGTTACCTCACGGAGTTCATGAGTATACTATTGAAGGACAAGCCGAATTTATTGTTTCACATGTTTGA